The Salvelinus alpinus chromosome 28, SLU_Salpinus.1, whole genome shotgun sequence genome includes a window with the following:
- the LOC139557195 gene encoding tumor necrosis factor receptor superfamily member 25-like, translated as MWFYVLVLTLASSDSVRRCTEEMLKNHPESTCNECPAGFHIEKGTSKCIKCIAGKEFAAIRNYDVACKRCKACDERASQMVVKSCEPKSDTECGCMKSYYPKKSRHSLQCFKCQTKDCSNYSECTGTPCTSTTTQRLPTLTPNPSIIPTGPDHYPLLTIGYVFVVVLVTTLLIAGLLVLTKGGWMVHGCCATPEKDLELPTRDTSANGQPNGPTSLTLNITQGIPMTTFSHSAAKTEYHTLVTPLLQGREPRIPRQETQEERWPAKVLYAIIKEVPLRRWKEFLRLLALPDRHLERVDLEPGLGSMERQYQMLRLWSQGPAAGLEDVYSALLYMDLAGCAHQLQDSLEQL; from the exons ATGTGGTTCTATGTGTTG GTGTTGACACTAGCCTCTTCTGACTCTGTGCGGAGATGCACAGAAGAGATGCTAAAAAATCACCCGGAAAGTACCTGCAATGAATGTCCAGCAG GCTTTCACATTGAAAAAGGAACCTCCAAATGCATAAAATGTATTGCGGGCAAAGAATTCGCTGCAATACGAAATTATGATGTAGCTTGTAAACGCTGTAAAGCATGTGATGAAAGAG CCTCTCAAATGGTGGTGAAGAGTTGTGAGCCCAAGAGTGACACTGAATGTGGCTGCATGAAGAGTTACTACCCAAAGAAATCCAGACATAGTTTGCAATGCTTCAAATGTCAAAC TAAAGACTGTTCAAACTATTCAGAATGTACTGGCACCCCCTGCACCAGTACTACGACTCAGAGACTCCCAACCTTGACACCCAACCCCAGCATCATTCCAACAGGTCCAGACCATT ATCCCCTTCTGACCATCGGGTATGTCTTTGTGGTTGTCCTGGTGACCACTCTGTTAATTGCCGGTCTCCTTGTCCTGACTAAGGGTGGATGGATGGTACATGGCTGTTGTGCGACCCCTGAAAAGGACCTTGAGTTGCCTACAAGGGACACATCAGCCAACG GTCAGCCAAATGGCCCAACATCACTG ACACTGAATATTACTCAAGGGATTCCCATGACGACATTCTCTCACAGTGCTGCCAAGACGGAGTATCACACCCTTGTCACACCCCTGTTGCAAGGCAGAGAGCCCAGAA tcCCTCGACAGGAGACCCAGGAGGAGCGCTGGCCCGCCAAGGTGTTGTACGCCATCATCAAGGAGGTGCCTCTGCGGCGCTGGAAGGAGTTCCTGCGCCTGCTCGCTTTGCCCGACCGACATCTGGAGCGTGTGGATCTGGAGCCGGGCCTAGGCTCCATGGAACGGCAGTACCAGATGCTGCGGCTGTGGAGCCAGGGCCCGGCTGCAGGCCTGGAGGatgtctactctgctctgctctacatgGACCTGGCCGGCTGCGCCCACCAGCTGCAGGACAGCCTGGAGCAGCTGTAA